In Ruminococcaceae bacterium BL-6, a genomic segment contains:
- a CDS encoding conserved protein of unknown function (Evidence 4 : Unknown function but conserved in other organisms): protein MENERSAVITIGGKQYELILTTRATKEIARRYGGLENLGEKLMKSENFEMALDEIIWLITLLANQSILIHNLKNKDAPQELLTEEDVELLTSPLDLAAYKNAITEAMFKGTARNVESESEDGAKNVQGA, encoded by the coding sequence GTGGAAAACGAACGAAGCGCCGTAATTACAATCGGCGGTAAGCAATATGAACTGATTCTCACCACCCGCGCAACCAAGGAAATCGCACGCCGCTACGGCGGATTGGAGAACCTCGGAGAAAAGCTGATGAAGTCCGAAAATTTCGAGATGGCGCTGGATGAGATTATCTGGCTGATTACCCTGTTGGCAAATCAGTCCATTTTGATCCACAACCTCAAAAACAAGGACGCGCCGCAGGAACTGCTGACCGAGGAGGATGTGGAACTGTTGACCTCGCCGCTGGATCTGGCGGCGTACAAGAACGCCATCACCGAAGCGATGTTCAAGGGTACGGCGCGGAATGTGGAAAGCGAAAGCGAAGACGGCGCAAAAAACGTACAGGGCGCGTGA
- the lyc gene encoding Lyzozyme M1, whose protein sequence is MAGIKGIDVSHWQGTIDWDKVKAAGIKFAIIKAGGSDAGFYTDSKWEENYTGAKAAGIPIGTYYFVGKDCVTAAAGKADAERFIKILKGKQLEYPVYMDNEAQPASAKAGITEAAIAFCETMEAAGYFVGIYGSAVSGFKERMDDSKLKAYSHWVAQYASKCTYSGEYGIWQYSSIGKVDGIKGNVDMDYGYIDYPSIIKNSGFNGYSNGSAATTNTKSVDELAAEVIRGDWGNGDTRRQRLTAAGYDYTAVQAKVNEILSGKSTATTETYEIYTVAKGDTLWGIAAKKLGSGARYKEIKTLNGLSSDTIYAGQKLKMPKK, encoded by the coding sequence ATGGCAGGAATTAAAGGAATTGACGTATCCCACTGGCAGGGAACGATTGACTGGGACAAGGTCAAAGCGGCAGGCATCAAGTTTGCCATCATCAAAGCCGGAGGCTCTGACGCAGGCTTCTACACCGACAGCAAATGGGAAGAAAACTATACGGGAGCCAAGGCAGCCGGTATCCCTATCGGCACATACTACTTCGTCGGCAAGGACTGCGTGACTGCCGCCGCAGGAAAAGCTGATGCGGAACGCTTCATCAAAATCCTGAAAGGCAAACAGCTGGAGTATCCTGTCTACATGGATAACGAAGCGCAGCCTGCTTCTGCCAAAGCCGGTATTACGGAAGCCGCTATCGCTTTCTGTGAGACAATGGAGGCCGCCGGATACTTTGTCGGTATCTACGGCTCTGCTGTCTCCGGTTTTAAGGAGCGCATGGATGACAGCAAGCTCAAGGCCTATTCCCACTGGGTGGCGCAGTACGCCAGTAAATGCACCTACTCCGGCGAATACGGTATCTGGCAGTATTCATCCATCGGCAAGGTCGATGGAATCAAGGGTAATGTGGATATGGACTATGGATATATTGATTATCCGTCCATCATCAAAAACAGCGGCTTTAACGGCTACAGTAACGGAAGTGCCGCTACAACCAACACGAAGTCCGTTGATGAACTTGCCGCCGAGGTCATCCGCGGGGATTGGGGCAACGGAGACACACGTAGACAGCGCCTGACCGCCGCCGGGTATGACTACACCGCCGTACAGGCAAAGGTCAACGAGATTCTTTCCGGGAAAAGCACTGCAACCACGGAAACCTATGAAATCTATACCGTGGCCAAGGGCGACACCCTCTGGGGTATCGCCGCCAAAAAGCTCGGCAGCGGCGCGCGGTACAAGGAAATTAAGACGCTGAACGGGCTGAGCTCGGATACCATCTACGCCGGGCAGAAGCTGAAGATGCCGAAAAAGTAA
- a CDS encoding conserved protein of unknown function (Evidence 4 : Unknown function but conserved in other organisms), whose translation MEKSGFFNSTGGDRMYDASDFAGYFSKLVSNGIFYANADNLRVTPGDGLSVNILAGSAWINGYAYENTETLNLTLAAADGVNPRVDRAVIRWDAVERQISAAVLTGTAEASPIAPSLTRSDNIYELALADIAVAAGAVSLADGDMTDRRLDTSLCGTVNSLITAVYE comes from the coding sequence ATGGAGAAAAGCGGATTTTTCAACAGCACCGGCGGCGACCGGATGTACGACGCGTCCGATTTTGCGGGGTATTTTTCAAAGCTGGTATCCAACGGCATCTTTTATGCCAATGCCGACAACCTGCGCGTGACGCCGGGTGACGGGCTGTCGGTAAACATCCTCGCCGGCAGCGCGTGGATCAACGGCTATGCCTATGAAAATACCGAAACACTGAACCTGACGCTCGCGGCGGCGGACGGCGTGAATCCCCGCGTCGACCGGGCGGTGATCCGCTGGGACGCGGTGGAACGCCAGATTTCCGCGGCTGTGCTGACGGGAACGGCGGAAGCGTCTCCCATCGCGCCATCGCTGACCCGGAGCGACAACATCTATGAGCTGGCGCTGGCGGATATTGCCGTCGCGGCGGGCGCGGTCAGCCTTGCCGACGGGGACATGACCGACCGGCGGCTGGACACATCTTTGTGCGGCACGGTCAATTCGCTGATTACGGCGGTGTATGAATAG
- a CDS encoding conserved protein of unknown function (Evidence 4 : Unknown function but conserved in other organisms) — protein sequence MADINGVTLNAGSGPTVHYTITYTKSRPNNSQMTYHFTIAAALASSGSYIHSGYALLCTITVNGSSGQVRIKAPDNDNWDGTAPRYRSVTVTCSSTTGNTTQGVRFRVVSDGRLTLNSGVIDNSGYTVTSSPLLTTACGAPSACSVSPTTAEGNATLSWSGASSGTNNTVTGFEIQYSDSSNNTDWGSWTALSTVSSSSGSGSLSVAPPATRGSYRRFRVRTQGSAGSGYYSGWKVSSNSVRKNTPPQPAASLAASPSVYSTGPVMISWSGASGGTSPIKGYMLASRTSTDGSAWTAWTVLETFDLSASGGSRIVPASDVPGTYTKYGLWTIDTLDVYSSEQVSNTILCVAAACDEPVIAAPKNGASTYNPNPRVLLTTGAQPNEQVAQVKIGTGDWQDGVNNPSLFSPSGAVGGSAVVMFKAESQSAGTKTLTVRCVNTDFEAPSAEISRSFTVLTSPFEEIAANETKVKASHITALRTAVNTVRNYYGLAPGSWSEEMTAGRTEVKNWPLHILEIRAAVEPVIAVINQYSTASGFAVPEPDWEEFGTGRPRAAVMNQLSELILSL from the coding sequence TTGGCGGATATCAACGGCGTAACCCTGAACGCGGGCAGCGGCCCCACGGTTCACTATACCATCACCTATACGAAAAGCCGGCCGAACAACAGCCAAATGACCTACCATTTTACGATTGCGGCGGCGCTGGCCTCCTCCGGTTCCTACATTCACAGCGGCTATGCCCTGCTCTGCACCATTACCGTCAACGGCTCGTCCGGGCAGGTGCGCATCAAGGCCCCTGACAACGACAACTGGGACGGTACCGCGCCCCGCTACCGTTCTGTGACGGTGACCTGTTCTTCCACAACCGGCAACACCACGCAGGGCGTGCGCTTCCGGGTGGTGTCGGACGGACGGCTTACCTTGAATTCCGGCGTAATCGACAATTCCGGCTATACCGTAACCAGCTCGCCGCTTCTGACCACCGCCTGCGGTGCGCCGTCTGCCTGCTCGGTTTCCCCGACGACGGCGGAGGGCAATGCCACGCTTTCGTGGAGCGGCGCTTCCTCCGGGACAAACAATACCGTCACCGGCTTTGAAATCCAGTACAGCGATTCTTCCAACAACACCGACTGGGGAAGCTGGACGGCGTTGAGCACGGTTTCTTCCTCTTCCGGGTCTGGAAGTTTATCCGTTGCTCCGCCCGCCACACGGGGCAGTTACCGCCGGTTCCGGGTGCGCACGCAGGGCTCCGCCGGCTCCGGCTATTATTCGGGCTGGAAGGTGTCCTCGAATTCCGTAAGGAAGAATACGCCGCCGCAGCCCGCGGCGAGCTTGGCCGCTTCGCCTTCCGTTTACAGCACAGGTCCCGTGATGATTTCATGGAGCGGTGCGTCCGGCGGCACCAGCCCCATCAAGGGCTACATGCTGGCCAGCCGCACCTCGACGGACGGATCGGCGTGGACGGCGTGGACCGTGCTGGAGACCTTCGATCTGTCCGCCTCCGGCGGAAGCCGAATCGTCCCGGCTTCGGATGTTCCGGGCACCTACACCAAATACGGCCTGTGGACCATCGACACGCTGGACGTGTATTCCAGCGAGCAGGTGTCCAATACCATTCTTTGCGTGGCGGCCGCCTGCGACGAACCGGTGATCGCGGCACCGAAAAACGGCGCTTCCACCTATAACCCGAATCCCCGTGTGCTGCTGACCACCGGCGCACAGCCGAACGAACAGGTGGCGCAGGTGAAAATCGGCACGGGAGACTGGCAGGACGGCGTGAATAATCCGTCCTTGTTTTCTCCCAGCGGCGCGGTCGGCGGCAGTGCGGTGGTGATGTTCAAGGCTGAATCACAGTCGGCGGGGACCAAAACGCTCACGGTGCGGTGCGTGAACACGGATTTTGAAGCGCCCAGCGCGGAGATTTCTCGATCGTTTACAGTGCTGACGTCCCCTTTTGAGGAGATTGCGGCCAATGAAACCAAGGTGAAGGCTTCCCACATCACAGCGCTCCGCACCGCCGTCAACACCGTGCGGAACTACTACGGTCTTGCGCCGGGTTCATGGAGCGAGGAAATGACGGCGGGCAGAACGGAAGTGAAGAACTGGCCGCTTCACATTCTGGAGATCCGCGCCGCCGTGGAGCCGGTGATTGCGGTCATCAATCAGTACAGCACGGCCTCCGGCTTTGCCGTTCCGGAACCGGACTGGGAGGAGTTTGGCACGGGCAGACCTCGGGCGGCGGTGATGAATCAGCTTTCTGAACTGATTCTGTCGCTGTAA
- a CDS encoding conserved protein of unknown function (Evidence 4 : Unknown function but conserved in other organisms) has product MELYVFDANRRPAGVVESFEYLRWTRKYSQCGSFELKTIATAENLALLTLGNLLWKSGGEEAGVIEYAEISQEEKELITVSGRFAVSYLARRIVWDTEILNGTLAACVGQLVDNHIINPGNTDRRMDFIAYDGGGLSDPVSTQISYKNLMDAVTGLCEAADAGIKAVFNPANGIFTVTLYKGAESQAVFSWEYENLTSQTFTKSASDYANVALVGGEGEGVERVFAVYGESEGTERREVFVDAKSLRSEDFGDEYTAALLFQGQSKLSELAMAQSFDASVNPHGNLIYGTDFDLGQTVKVVSKKWGVTLDTRITEIEESYDSTGQSLDITFGKGVLTLAQKLKQEG; this is encoded by the coding sequence ATGGAACTGTATGTTTTTGACGCGAACCGCCGGCCTGCCGGCGTGGTGGAGTCGTTTGAATACCTGCGCTGGACAAGGAAGTATTCCCAGTGCGGGAGCTTTGAACTCAAGACCATCGCCACGGCGGAAAACCTCGCTCTGCTGACGCTGGGAAATCTTCTTTGGAAAAGCGGCGGCGAGGAAGCGGGCGTGATTGAATATGCGGAAATCTCGCAGGAGGAAAAAGAGCTCATCACCGTCAGCGGGCGGTTCGCCGTTTCCTATCTCGCGCGGCGCATTGTATGGGACACGGAAATCCTAAACGGCACGCTCGCCGCCTGCGTGGGGCAATTGGTGGACAATCACATCATCAATCCGGGCAACACCGACCGGCGGATGGACTTTATCGCCTATGACGGCGGCGGGCTGTCGGACCCGGTCAGCACACAGATTTCCTACAAAAATCTCATGGACGCGGTGACCGGCTTATGCGAAGCGGCGGACGCGGGCATCAAGGCGGTGTTCAATCCGGCAAATGGAATCTTCACCGTCACGCTGTACAAGGGCGCAGAGTCGCAGGCGGTGTTCTCGTGGGAATATGAGAACCTCACGTCCCAGACCTTTACCAAAAGCGCCTCGGACTATGCCAACGTGGCGCTGGTCGGCGGCGAGGGCGAAGGCGTGGAGCGCGTGTTTGCCGTGTACGGAGAAAGCGAGGGTACCGAACGCCGGGAGGTCTTCGTGGACGCCAAAAGCCTCCGCTCCGAGGATTTCGGGGACGAATACACCGCCGCTCTGCTCTTTCAGGGGCAGAGCAAGTTAAGTGAGCTTGCGATGGCGCAGTCCTTCGATGCGTCCGTCAACCCTCACGGCAATCTGATCTACGGCACGGATTTCGACCTTGGGCAGACAGTGAAGGTGGTTTCAAAGAAATGGGGCGTGACGCTCGACACCCGCATTACGGAGATTGAGGAAAGCTACGACAGCACCGGGCAGAGCCTGGACATCACGTTTGGCAAGGGCGTGCTCACGCTGGCTCAAAAATTAAAGCAGGAAGGGTGA
- a CDS encoding Phage tail protein yields the protein MELTYTNESGEKLTLRQAKPFFLTALDGAGSVRQTVNTFQAPQQDGAFFISSALDMRNITLEGTIVAGTPNKAYEYRRQFLKIFTPKQQGTLTYRNRQIACVVEEAGFTASGRERAPGFFVSLLCPSPFFEALAEVRAELARWTPLFHFVLEIPEDGVEFGSRQPSQIITVENPGDVPCGCRIVFRALGEVENPELMDVATGEYVRLNTVMTAGEEIRVYTHFAGKRVVRLQSGEEVSVFSLLDTGSTFLQLSPGETTLRYDAAAGKELLEVSLYYRPQYLGV from the coding sequence ATGGAACTGACCTATACCAACGAATCGGGAGAGAAACTGACGCTGCGGCAGGCAAAGCCGTTCTTCCTGACAGCGCTTGACGGCGCGGGGAGCGTCCGCCAGACCGTCAACACCTTTCAGGCGCCCCAGCAGGACGGCGCTTTTTTCATCTCCTCCGCGCTGGATATGCGCAACATTACGCTGGAAGGCACGATTGTGGCGGGAACGCCGAACAAAGCCTACGAGTACCGCAGGCAGTTTTTGAAGATATTCACGCCCAAACAGCAGGGCACGCTGACCTACCGGAACCGGCAGATTGCCTGCGTGGTAGAGGAAGCTGGGTTCACTGCCTCGGGAAGGGAGCGCGCGCCGGGCTTTTTCGTCAGCCTGCTGTGTCCCTCGCCCTTCTTTGAGGCGCTTGCGGAAGTCCGCGCGGAGCTTGCCCGCTGGACGCCGCTCTTTCATTTCGTGCTGGAAATCCCCGAGGACGGCGTGGAATTCGGCTCCCGCCAGCCAAGCCAGATTATTACGGTGGAAAATCCCGGGGACGTGCCCTGCGGGTGCCGGATTGTGTTCCGGGCGCTGGGCGAGGTGGAAAACCCCGAACTGATGGATGTCGCCACCGGCGAATATGTCCGGTTGAACACCGTCATGACCGCCGGCGAGGAAATCCGCGTTTACACCCATTTTGCGGGCAAGCGGGTGGTGCGGCTGCAGAGCGGCGAGGAAGTCAGCGTGTTCAGCCTGCTGGATACCGGCTCGACTTTCCTTCAGCTTTCGCCGGGGGAAACCACGCTCCGCTATGACGCGGCGGCGGGCAAGGAACTGCTGGAGGTCAGCCTGTACTATCGTCCGCAATATTTAGGAGTGTGA
- a CDS encoding conserved protein of unknown function (Evidence 4 : Unknown function but conserved in other organisms) produces MSVLSELNTILTPILPVETGVFSGVPPDEYLVLTPLTDDFALFGDNAPLMDVSEVRISLFSKGNYLQRKRQITQALLNAGFTVTGRTYVGHEDDTGYHHYAIDVAQSYETEE; encoded by the coding sequence ATGAGCGTGCTTTCGGAACTCAATACGATTCTCACGCCCATTCTCCCCGTGGAGACGGGCGTTTTTTCCGGCGTCCCGCCCGATGAATATCTGGTGCTGACGCCGCTAACGGACGATTTCGCCCTCTTTGGCGACAACGCGCCGCTGATGGATGTGTCCGAAGTGCGGATTTCGCTCTTTTCCAAGGGCAACTACCTGCAGCGCAAACGGCAGATTACGCAGGCGCTTTTGAATGCCGGCTTCACCGTCACCGGACGCACCTATGTCGGGCATGAGGACGATACCGGCTACCACCACTACGCCATTGATGTGGCGCAGTCCTATGAAACGGAGGAATAA
- a CDS encoding Phage protein, protein MADNFGLKIGVEGEKEFKKALSDINQSFKVLGSEMTLVTSQFDKQDKSVQAAAARNEVLNKQIDAQKSKIETLRAALQNASDSFGENDRRTQNWQIQLNKAQAELNGMERELSQSTEGADNLGNELKESGDEAEKSGSKFEKLSGVLKGVGVAMGAVVVAAGAAAVKLGKEVVAAYADYEQLVGGVDTLFQDSSAAVQSYAANAFKTAGMSANEYMETVTSFSASLIQSLGGDTAKAAKAADTAITDMSDNANKMGTDISAIQDAYQGFAKQNYTMLDNLKLGYGGTKTEMERLLADAEKLSGQKYDISNLNDVYAAIHVIQAEMGITGTTAKEATETISGSIAGMQSAIGNLTAGLGDADADIQLLIGNVVEAFQNVVKNITPVIENIVAALPAALDGILQAVGELLPTLLSTVVSLFTQVLDTLLTLLPQLIPAAVDAVMTIVSALIDSLPLLIDAAVQLVTALVEGIGSALPELIPAAVNAVTTIVQGLIDNLPMLLEAALQLILGLTQGLLDAIPQLVAALPAIITALVNFLVGSIPQIIEAGIQLLTSLVTALPQIIEAVTAAIPQIVDGLVNALILSIPLIVEAGVKLLIALIQNLPLIITTVISAIPQIVAALSSAFAGNTGKIITAGVKLLVSLIANLPSIIVEVVKAVPQIVAGLVQAFTGYIGQMAQIGGNLIKGLWQGISDAGTWLWNKISGFFDGVVDRIKDFFGIHSPSTLFAGLGRNMGEGIGVGFEDAMASVSREMQNAIPTSFSVNASASGRSISAGTSITQNISVVSPKALSEKELAREFKNLSRKLALEF, encoded by the coding sequence ATGGCGGATAATTTCGGACTGAAAATCGGTGTGGAGGGTGAAAAAGAGTTCAAAAAGGCGCTCTCGGACATCAACCAAAGTTTCAAAGTCCTCGGCTCGGAAATGACGCTTGTCACCAGCCAGTTTGACAAGCAGGACAAATCCGTGCAGGCGGCCGCCGCCCGGAATGAAGTCCTCAATAAGCAGATTGACGCCCAAAAGTCGAAAATCGAAACCCTGCGCGCCGCTTTGCAAAACGCCTCCGACTCCTTCGGCGAGAACGACCGCCGCACCCAGAACTGGCAGATTCAGCTGAATAAGGCGCAGGCGGAACTCAACGGCATGGAGCGTGAGCTTTCGCAGTCCACAGAGGGCGCGGACAATTTAGGGAACGAACTCAAGGAAAGCGGCGACGAGGCGGAAAAGTCCGGTTCCAAGTTTGAAAAGCTGAGCGGCGTCCTCAAGGGCGTCGGCGTGGCGATGGGCGCGGTCGTGGTCGCCGCCGGCGCCGCCGCTGTCAAGCTCGGCAAGGAAGTCGTCGCCGCTTACGCGGACTACGAGCAGCTGGTGGGCGGCGTGGACACGCTGTTCCAAGATTCCAGCGCGGCCGTCCAGAGCTATGCCGCCAACGCCTTCAAGACCGCCGGCATGTCCGCCAACGAGTACATGGAGACGGTCACCAGCTTTTCGGCCAGCCTCATCCAGTCCCTCGGCGGCGACACCGCCAAAGCGGCAAAGGCGGCGGACACGGCGATTACCGATATGTCCGACAACGCCAACAAAATGGGCACGGACATTTCCGCCATTCAGGACGCCTATCAGGGCTTTGCCAAGCAGAATTACACGATGCTCGACAACCTCAAGCTCGGCTACGGCGGCACGAAAACCGAGATGGAGCGGCTCCTCGCCGACGCCGAAAAGCTGTCCGGGCAGAAATACGACATCAGCAATTTAAACGATGTGTACGCGGCCATCCACGTCATTCAGGCGGAAATGGGCATCACGGGCACCACCGCCAAGGAAGCGACGGAAACCATCAGCGGGTCCATCGCCGGGATGCAGTCGGCCATCGGCAACCTGACGGCGGGACTGGGCGATGCGGACGCGGACATTCAGCTGCTGATCGGCAACGTGGTGGAAGCGTTTCAGAATGTGGTCAAAAACATCACGCCGGTGATTGAAAACATTGTCGCCGCCCTGCCTGCCGCCTTGGACGGGATTCTGCAGGCGGTGGGAGAACTGCTTCCCACGCTGCTGTCCACGGTGGTCAGCCTGTTCACACAGGTGCTCGACACACTTCTGACGCTTCTGCCCCAGCTGATTCCTGCGGCGGTGGACGCGGTCATGACCATCGTTTCCGCCCTCATCGACAGTCTGCCGCTCCTCATCGACGCGGCGGTGCAGCTGGTGACGGCGCTGGTCGAGGGCATCGGCTCAGCCCTGCCGGAACTGATTCCCGCGGCGGTAAACGCCGTGACCACCATTGTGCAGGGATTGATTGACAACCTCCCGATGCTGCTGGAAGCGGCGCTGCAGCTCATTCTCGGTCTTACGCAGGGACTGCTCGACGCCATCCCGCAGCTGGTGGCGGCGCTCCCCGCCATCATCACCGCACTGGTGAATTTTCTGGTCGGCTCGATTCCGCAGATTATCGAGGCCGGCATTCAGCTTTTGACCTCGCTGGTGACCGCCCTGCCGCAGATCATTGAGGCGGTGACGGCGGCGATTCCCCAGATTGTGGACGGCCTTGTAAACGCGCTGATTCTTTCCATTCCCCTCATTGTGGAAGCGGGCGTGAAGCTGCTCATCGCGCTGATCCAGAACCTGCCGCTCATCATCACGACAGTCATATCCGCCATTCCGCAGATTGTCGCCGCCCTGTCGAGCGCCTTCGCCGGCAACACCGGAAAAATCATCACGGCAGGCGTGAAGCTGCTGGTTTCGCTGATTGCCAATCTGCCCTCCATTATTGTGGAAGTCGTCAAAGCGGTACCCCAGATTGTGGCGGGGCTTGTTCAGGCGTTCACCGGGTACATCGGGCAGATGGCGCAGATTGGCGGGAATCTCATCAAGGGCTTGTGGCAGGGTATTTCGGATGCCGGCACGTGGCTGTGGAACAAAATCAGCGGCTTCTTCGACGGCGTCGTGGACCGCATCAAGGACTTCTTCGGCATCCATTCGCCCTCGACGCTGTTCGCCGGTCTTGGCCGGAACATGGGCGAAGGCATCGGCGTGGGCTTTGAGGACGCGATGGCTTCCGTGTCGCGTGAGATGCAGAACGCCATTCCCACCAGCTTTTCCGTAAACGCCAGCGCATCCGGACGGAGCATTTCCGCGGGAACAAGCATCACCCAAAACATCTCGGTGGTTTCTCCCAAGGCGCTGTCCGAAAAGGAGCTTGCCCGGGAATTTAAGAACCTCTCGCGCAAGCTGGCGCTGGAGTTTTAA
- a CDS encoding conserved protein of unknown function (Evidence 4 : Unknown function but conserved in other organisms) produces the protein MMTPEQYKVEKEYRLARNVLLRILFEKLITESEFVQIDTKLKEKYKPIIGDLLS, from the coding sequence ATGATGACTCCGGAACAATATAAAGTGGAAAAAGAATACCGCCTTGCCAGAAACGTTCTGCTCCGTATCCTTTTTGAAAAGCTGATAACGGAATCTGAATTTGTTCAAATTGATACAAAGCTCAAGGAGAAATACAAGCCTATAATCGGCGATTTATTATCATGA
- a CDS encoding conserved protein of unknown function (Evidence 4 : Unknown function but conserved in other organisms): MTTEEVFTRLLYYGTVQMGMGAEEFWLMPIGLFLDLWACHKQFLGMEKPKQTFSIDDIIPPGI, translated from the coding sequence GTGACTACTGAAGAAGTATTCACGCGCCTGCTTTATTACGGGACGGTGCAGATGGGCATGGGCGCGGAGGAATTCTGGCTGATGCCCATCGGCCTGTTTTTGGATTTATGGGCGTGTCACAAGCAGTTTCTCGGCATGGAAAAGCCGAAGCAGACCTTTTCCATTGACGATATCATCCCGCCGGGGATTTGA
- a CDS encoding Uncharacterized 14.9 kDa protein in nagH 3'region — translation MKEIWVWIQAALAAVGGFLGWFLGGWDGFLYALLAFVVLDYLTGVLCAIADKKLSSEIGFKGISRKVLIFALVGLGSIIDSQVLGDSGAVRTAVIFFYLSNEGVSILENAGHLGLPIPEKLKAVLEQLHDRNDEEKQ, via the coding sequence ATGAAGGAAATCTGGGTCTGGATTCAGGCCGCGCTGGCGGCAGTGGGCGGCTTTCTCGGCTGGTTCCTCGGCGGGTGGGACGGCTTTCTCTACGCACTGCTGGCGTTTGTCGTCCTCGACTATCTGACGGGCGTGCTGTGCGCGATCGCCGACAAAAAGCTCTCCAGCGAAATCGGCTTCAAGGGCATCTCCCGCAAGGTGCTTATCTTTGCGCTGGTGGGCTTGGGCAGCATCATCGACAGTCAGGTGCTGGGCGACAGCGGCGCGGTGCGCACGGCGGTCATCTTTTTCTACCTGTCCAACGAGGGTGTGTCCATTCTGGAAAATGCGGGGCATCTGGGGCTTCCCATCCCCGAAAAACTGAAGGCCGTGCTGGAGCAACTCCACGACCGCAATGACGAGGAGAAACAATAA
- a CDS encoding Phage tail protein encodes MATIGLDKLYYAKITEAEDGEETYGTPEILAKAISAELSVELAEATLYADDGASEVVKDFKSGKLTLGVDDIGITAAQDLTGAAADDNGVLISAGENIAPPVAIGFRALRANGKYRYFWLYRVIFGIPSANLQTKGDSITFQTPSIEGTVMRRNKPDAKATHPWKAEVSEGASGVTAETISGWFGQVYEPTYTEATSGE; translated from the coding sequence ATGGCGACTATTGGGCTGGATAAGCTCTATTACGCAAAAATCACCGAAGCCGAGGACGGCGAGGAAACCTACGGCACCCCGGAAATTCTCGCGAAGGCCATCTCGGCGGAACTGTCCGTGGAGCTTGCCGAAGCGACGCTGTACGCGGACGACGGCGCGTCGGAGGTGGTCAAGGACTTCAAATCCGGCAAGCTGACGCTGGGCGTGGACGATATCGGCATCACGGCCGCACAAGACCTTACCGGCGCGGCGGCGGACGACAACGGCGTGCTCATCTCCGCCGGGGAAAACATCGCCCCGCCGGTGGCAATCGGCTTTCGCGCCCTGCGGGCGAACGGCAAGTACCGCTATTTCTGGCTGTACCGCGTCATCTTCGGCATCCCGTCCGCCAACCTGCAGACCAAAGGCGATTCCATCACCTTTCAAACGCCCAGCATCGAGGGCACGGTCATGCGCCGCAACAAACCGGACGCCAAGGCAACGCACCCGTGGAAGGCGGAGGTTTCCGAGGGCGCTTCCGGTGTGACGGCTGAAACCATTTCCGGCTGGTTCGGGCAGGTGTACGAACCCACCTACACCGAAGCGACGTCCGGCGAATAA